A window of Streptomyces gilvosporeus contains these coding sequences:
- a CDS encoding Na+/H+ antiporter: MDQLALLFFLLLGAVVMVPVGDRLGLPPPVLMTLAGAVLALLPFVPNVDIPPEFILPLVLPPLLYAAAQRTSWRQFTANIRPIFLLAVLLVFATTAAVAAVAQAVVPGMPVAAAVVLGALVAPPDPVAATAVAGKLGLPRRMVSILEGEGLFNDVTAIVLYHVALAAAVGGTFSLPGAAGSLVLSAVVAIVVGLALGWVTNKLMGLLGDPTLQIGLTLLVPFVAYVMAENFHGSGVLAVLTTALFLAEYAVDADDVLGRLAGYTFWEIVDTLVTGVAFGLIGLELHTIFGAAAGRWGAMLGAGAAVVGVAVAVRLLWLLPAAWLAKRMHKRRDYDEDIPMSWRETLILWWSGMRGVASVALALAIPFTTDAGAPFPARDEILFIAFAVVLTTLLVQGLTLPRLVRVLGVRAAEDAPDAQERELAIRVIKASKRRLKEIMEVEELPEEVRDQLARRAYDIGARIAPEIVDDERRELFEKRLGRVKKVQRIQGEMLSAARHEVLAARSEPGADPEVVDRVLRHLDMRSLRGTP, translated from the coding sequence GTGGACCAGCTGGCTCTGCTGTTCTTCCTGCTGCTCGGAGCCGTGGTCATGGTGCCCGTCGGCGACCGGCTGGGACTGCCGCCCCCGGTGCTGATGACGCTCGCCGGCGCGGTGCTGGCGCTGCTGCCGTTCGTGCCGAACGTCGACATCCCGCCCGAGTTCATCCTGCCGCTGGTGCTGCCGCCGCTGCTCTACGCCGCCGCGCAGCGCACCTCCTGGCGGCAGTTCACCGCCAACATCCGGCCGATCTTCCTGCTCGCCGTCCTGCTGGTCTTCGCGACCACCGCGGCGGTGGCGGCGGTCGCCCAGGCGGTGGTGCCGGGCATGCCGGTCGCCGCCGCGGTGGTGCTCGGCGCGCTGGTCGCCCCGCCCGATCCGGTGGCCGCCACCGCGGTGGCCGGGAAGCTGGGGCTGCCCCGCCGGATGGTCTCCATCCTGGAGGGCGAGGGGCTGTTCAACGACGTCACCGCGATCGTGCTCTACCACGTGGCGCTGGCCGCTGCGGTCGGCGGCACGTTCTCGCTGCCCGGCGCGGCCGGTTCGCTGGTGCTCTCCGCGGTCGTCGCCATAGTGGTGGGGCTGGCCCTGGGCTGGGTCACCAACAAGCTGATGGGCCTGCTGGGCGATCCCACGCTCCAGATCGGGCTGACGCTGCTGGTGCCGTTCGTGGCGTATGTGATGGCCGAGAACTTCCACGGATCCGGGGTGCTGGCCGTCCTGACCACCGCGCTCTTCCTGGCCGAATACGCCGTCGACGCCGACGACGTGCTGGGCCGGCTGGCCGGCTACACCTTCTGGGAGATCGTCGACACCCTCGTCACCGGCGTCGCCTTCGGGCTGATCGGACTGGAACTGCACACCATCTTCGGGGCCGCCGCCGGGCGCTGGGGCGCGATGCTGGGCGCCGGGGCCGCGGTGGTCGGCGTCGCCGTCGCCGTACGACTGCTGTGGCTGCTGCCCGCCGCCTGGCTCGCCAAGCGGATGCACAAGCGCCGCGACTACGACGAGGACATCCCGATGAGCTGGCGGGAGACGCTGATCCTGTGGTGGTCGGGGATGCGCGGGGTGGCGTCCGTCGCCCTGGCGCTGGCCATTCCCTTCACCACCGACGCCGGCGCGCCGTTCCCCGCCCGCGACGAGATCCTCTTCATCGCCTTCGCCGTGGTGCTCACCACCCTGCTGGTCCAGGGGCTGACCCTGCCCCGGCTGGTGCGCGTCCTGGGGGTACGGGCCGCCGAGGATGCGCCCGACGCGCAGGAGCGGGAGCTGGCGATCCGGGTGATCAAGGCGTCCAAACGGCGGCTGAAGGAGATCATGGAGGTCGAGGAGCTGCCCGAGGAGGTCCGCGACCAGCTGGCCCGTAGGGCGTACGACATCGGCGCCCGGATCGCCCCGGAGATCGTCGACGACGAACGGCGCGAGCTCTTCGAGAAGCGCCTCGGCCGGGTGAAGAAGGTGCAGCGCATCCAGGGCGAGATGCTCTCGGCCGCCCGGCACGAGGTGCTCGCGGCCCGCAGCGAGCCGGGCGCCGACCCGGAGGTCGTCGACCGGGTGCTGCGCCATCTGGACATGCGCAGCCTGCGCGGCACGCCCTGA
- a CDS encoding RluA family pseudouridine synthase, with amino-acid sequence MSTIPEIRTLPVPDGLEGERVDAALARMFGFSRTKAAELATAGKVRVDGSEVMKSERVSGGAWLEVEMPQAAPPVEIVAEPVEGMEIVHDDDDIVVIVKPVGVAAHPSPGWSGTTVIGGLAAAGFRISTSGAAERQGIVHRLDVGTSGLMVVAKSERAYTSLKRQFKERVPDKRYHSLVQGHPDPMSGTIDAPIGRHPQHDYKWAVTAEGKPSVTHYDLIEAFRAASLLDIKLETGRTHQIRVHMAAHRHPCVGDLTYGADPTLAKRLGIGRQWLHAVRLGFEHPSDGQWVEFASAYPDDLQHALDTVRDESS; translated from the coding sequence GTGAGCACGATTCCCGAGATCCGCACCCTGCCCGTACCGGACGGCCTGGAGGGCGAGCGCGTCGACGCCGCACTCGCCCGCATGTTCGGTTTCTCCCGGACGAAGGCGGCCGAGCTCGCCACCGCCGGAAAGGTCCGGGTCGACGGCTCCGAGGTGATGAAGTCCGAGCGGGTCTCCGGCGGCGCCTGGCTGGAAGTGGAGATGCCGCAGGCCGCACCGCCCGTGGAGATCGTCGCCGAGCCCGTCGAGGGCATGGAGATCGTGCATGACGACGACGACATCGTGGTGATCGTCAAGCCGGTCGGCGTCGCCGCGCACCCCAGCCCCGGCTGGAGCGGGACGACCGTCATCGGCGGCCTGGCCGCGGCCGGCTTCCGCATCTCCACCTCCGGCGCCGCCGAGCGCCAGGGCATCGTCCACCGCCTGGACGTCGGCACCTCCGGCCTGATGGTCGTCGCCAAGTCCGAGCGGGCGTACACGTCCCTGAAGCGGCAGTTCAAGGAGCGCGTCCCCGACAAGCGCTACCACTCCCTGGTCCAGGGCCACCCGGACCCGATGAGCGGCACCATCGACGCCCCCATCGGGCGCCACCCGCAGCACGACTACAAGTGGGCGGTCACCGCCGAGGGCAAGCCCTCGGTCACGCACTACGACCTGATCGAGGCGTTCCGGGCGGCCAGCCTGCTCGACATCAAGCTGGAGACCGGGCGCACCCACCAGATCCGGGTGCACATGGCCGCCCACCGCCACCCCTGCGTCGGCGACCTGACCTACGGCGCGGACCCCACCCTCGCCAAGCGCCTGGGCATCGGCAGGCAGTGGCTGCACGCCGTCCGGCTGGGCTTCGAGCACCCCTCGGACGGGCAGTGGGTCGAGTTCGCGAGCGCCTACCCCGACGATCTCCAGCACGCCCTCGACACCGTGCGCGACGAGAGCAGCTGA
- the lspA gene encoding signal peptidase II, with product MAEAERITSTPESGPGSEGGQPVEQEDRAGETAEGQTVRGGRRIRALLLVAAVVYALDLSSKLLAVAKLEHHAPIEVIGTLLQFNVIRNRGAAFSMGEALTIFLTIIAATVIVVIARIARKLYSLPWAIALGLLLGGAFGNLTDRIFRSPGIFEGAVVDFIAPAHFAVFNLADSAIVCGGILIVFLSFRGLDPDGTVHKD from the coding sequence GTGGCAGAGGCGGAACGCATCACCAGTACGCCGGAATCCGGGCCGGGTTCCGAAGGGGGGCAGCCGGTGGAGCAGGAAGACAGGGCCGGGGAGACGGCCGAGGGGCAGACCGTCCGGGGCGGGCGGCGGATCCGCGCGCTGCTGCTGGTCGCCGCCGTGGTCTATGCGCTGGACCTGAGCAGCAAGCTGCTGGCCGTCGCCAAGCTGGAGCACCATGCGCCGATCGAGGTGATCGGCACGCTGCTCCAGTTCAATGTGATCCGCAACCGCGGCGCCGCGTTCAGCATGGGCGAGGCGCTGACGATCTTCCTCACGATCATCGCGGCGACGGTGATCGTGGTGATCGCCCGGATCGCGCGCAAGCTCTACAGCCTGCCCTGGGCCATCGCGCTCGGCCTGCTGCTCGGCGGCGCCTTCGGCAACCTCACCGACCGGATCTTCCGTTCCCCGGGCATCTTCGAGGGCGCGGTGGTCGACTTCATCGCCCCGGCGCACTTCGCCGTCTTCAACCTGGCCGACTCCGCGATCGTCTGCGGCGGCATCCTGATCGTGTTCCTGTCCTTCCGGGGTCTGGACCCGGACGGCACGGTGCACAAGGACTGA
- a CDS encoding TraR/DksA family transcriptional regulator: MVAKKTAAQTSSTPADEAVAKQPAPTKTVSRKTAPRKTAAKVTATGTAATSTAAPKKAAAKKTAVKKTAVKKTAAKKTAAKNATAKTTAKTAAKTTAKKAKPAAEDAKDATPRKTVAKKAAAKKSAAVPAKKTGAQTVEAKKTAAPEAHAMDGAVPPARAAATPGELAVRPGEDPWTPEEVAEARSVLREEVGRLNGEITASEDAIAGLMRDSGDGAGDDEADTGSKNITREHELALASNAREMLHQTERALGRLDAGTYGLCENCGRPIGKARMQAFPRATLCVECKQKQERRV, translated from the coding sequence ATGGTGGCGAAAAAGACCGCCGCGCAGACGAGCTCGACGCCTGCCGATGAGGCCGTCGCGAAGCAGCCCGCACCGACGAAAACGGTTTCCCGCAAGACGGCTCCCCGGAAGACAGCCGCCAAGGTGACGGCCACCGGGACGGCTGCCACCAGCACGGCGGCTCCGAAGAAGGCGGCCGCGAAGAAGACCGCTGTGAAGAAGACCGCGGTGAAGAAGACCGCCGCGAAGAAGACCGCCGCGAAGAACGCGACGGCGAAAACGACGGCGAAGACGGCAGCGAAAACGACGGCTAAGAAGGCGAAGCCGGCGGCCGAGGACGCCAAGGACGCCACGCCGCGCAAGACCGTGGCGAAGAAGGCGGCGGCGAAGAAGTCCGCCGCGGTGCCCGCGAAGAAGACGGGAGCGCAGACGGTGGAGGCGAAGAAGACGGCGGCGCCCGAGGCGCATGCCATGGATGGCGCGGTCCCCCCGGCCCGCGCGGCCGCGACGCCCGGTGAGCTCGCCGTACGGCCCGGCGAGGACCCCTGGACCCCGGAGGAGGTCGCCGAGGCCCGGTCCGTTCTGCGGGAGGAGGTGGGGCGGCTGAACGGGGAGATCACCGCGTCGGAGGACGCCATCGCCGGACTGATGCGGGACTCCGGTGACGGCGCCGGCGACGACGAGGCCGACACCGGCAGCAAGAACATCACCCGCGAGCACGAACTGGCGCTGGCCTCCAACGCCCGCGAGATGCTCCACCAGACCGAGCGCGCCCTCGGCAGGCTGGATGCGGGCACCTACGGCCTGTGCGAGAACTGCGGCCGGCCCATCGGCAAGGCCCGGATGCAGGCGTTCCCGCGGGCGACGCTGTGTGTCGAGTGCAAGCAGAAACAGGAGCGGCGGGTGTGA
- the ileS gene encoding isoleucine--tRNA ligase, giving the protein MSQQPQYRQVPAQVDLPALEHAVLDFWQEQKVFSRTLEQSEGRPEWVFFEGPPTANGMPGAHHIEARVFKDVFPRFRTMQGYHVDRKAGWDCHGLPVELAVEKELGFSGKKDIEAYGIAEFNAKCRESVTRHTDAFAELTTRMGYWTDLDDPYRTMDSDYIESVWWSLKEIFTKGLLVQDHRVAPWCPRCGTGLSDHELAQGYETVVDPSVFVRLPLTSGPLAGEASLLIWTTTPWTLVSNTAVAAHPDVTYVVATDGSEKLVVAEPLLEKALGEGWTATGQSFTGRDMERWAYERPFSLVALEGANFVVNAEYVTTDDGTGLVHQAPAFGEDDLKTCKGYGLPVVNPVRPDGTFEEELELVGGAFFKKADETLVADLDARGLLFRHVAYEHSYPHCWRCHTALLYYAQPSWYIRTTAVKDALLRENENTNWYPESVKHGRFGDWLNNNIDWALSRNRYWGTPLPIWRCEEGHLTCVGSLAELTELTGTDQSGLDPHRPFIDEITFGCTAEGCSLTATRVPEVIDAWYDSGSMPFAQWGYPYRNKELFEKRYPAQFISEAIDQTRGWFYTLMAVGTLVFDKSSYENVVCLGHILAEDGRKMSKHLGNTLQPIPLMDQHGADAVRWFMAAGGSPWSARRVGHGTIQEVVRKTLLTYWNTVAFQALYARTSQWAPSAADPAPAERPLLDRWLLGELNSLVEGVTEALESFDTQRAGKLLSSFVDDLSNWYVRRSRRRFWQGEPAALRTLHEVIETVTRLMAPLTPFITERVWQDLVVPVTPDAPDSVHLSSWPVADASAIDPALSAQMLLVRRLVELGRATRAESGVKTRQPLSRALVGAAGFADLSDDLRAQIAEELNVSSLASLSEVGGSLVDTTAKANFRALGKRFGKGVQAVAKAVAAADAAALSLALRDGTASVEVDGETVSLAPDEVIITETPREGWSVASDAGATVALDLEITPELRRAGLARDAIRLIQEARKNSGLDVADRIALRWTASDEDVRTALTDHAGLISDEVLATDYAQGEPDGSFGPAFTDESLGLTFHLHKA; this is encoded by the coding sequence ATGAGTCAGCAGCCCCAGTACCGCCAGGTACCCGCCCAGGTAGACCTCCCCGCCCTCGAGCACGCCGTGCTCGATTTCTGGCAGGAGCAGAAGGTCTTCTCCCGTACCCTCGAGCAGTCCGAGGGACGGCCCGAGTGGGTCTTCTTCGAGGGCCCGCCGACCGCGAACGGCATGCCCGGCGCCCACCACATCGAGGCCCGCGTCTTCAAGGACGTCTTCCCCCGGTTCCGCACGATGCAGGGCTACCACGTCGACCGCAAGGCCGGCTGGGACTGCCACGGCCTCCCGGTCGAGCTGGCCGTGGAGAAGGAGCTGGGCTTCAGCGGCAAGAAGGACATCGAGGCGTACGGCATCGCCGAGTTCAACGCCAAATGCCGCGAGTCGGTGACCCGGCACACCGACGCCTTCGCCGAGCTCACGACCCGGATGGGCTACTGGACGGATCTGGACGACCCGTACCGCACCATGGACTCCGACTACATCGAGTCGGTCTGGTGGTCGCTGAAGGAGATCTTCACCAAGGGCCTCCTGGTCCAGGACCACCGCGTCGCCCCCTGGTGCCCGCGCTGCGGCACCGGCCTGTCGGACCACGAGCTGGCGCAGGGCTACGAGACCGTCGTCGACCCGTCGGTCTTCGTCCGTCTCCCGCTGACCTCCGGCCCGCTGGCCGGCGAGGCGTCCCTCCTCATCTGGACGACCACCCCCTGGACCCTGGTCTCCAACACCGCCGTCGCCGCGCACCCCGACGTCACCTACGTGGTCGCGACGGACGGCAGCGAAAAGCTGGTCGTCGCCGAACCGCTGCTGGAGAAGGCGCTGGGCGAGGGCTGGACGGCCACCGGGCAGTCCTTCACCGGCCGCGACATGGAGCGCTGGGCCTACGAGCGCCCCTTCTCCCTGGTGGCCCTCGAAGGCGCCAACTTCGTCGTCAACGCCGAGTACGTCACCACCGACGACGGTACGGGCCTGGTCCACCAGGCCCCGGCCTTCGGTGAGGACGACCTGAAGACCTGCAAGGGCTACGGCCTGCCGGTGGTCAACCCGGTCCGCCCGGACGGCACCTTCGAGGAGGAGCTGGAGCTGGTCGGCGGCGCCTTCTTCAAGAAGGCCGACGAGACCCTCGTCGCCGACCTCGACGCCCGCGGCCTCCTCTTCCGGCACGTCGCCTACGAGCACAGCTACCCGCACTGCTGGCGCTGCCACACCGCGCTGCTCTACTACGCCCAGCCGTCCTGGTACATCCGCACCACCGCGGTCAAGGACGCCCTGCTCCGCGAGAACGAGAACACCAACTGGTACCCGGAGTCGGTCAAGCACGGCCGGTTCGGCGACTGGCTGAACAACAACATCGACTGGGCGCTGTCCCGCAACCGCTACTGGGGCACCCCGCTGCCCATCTGGCGCTGCGAGGAAGGCCATCTGACCTGCGTCGGCTCGCTCGCCGAGCTGACCGAGCTGACGGGCACCGACCAGTCGGGCCTGGACCCGCACCGCCCGTTCATCGACGAGATCACCTTCGGCTGCACCGCCGAGGGCTGCTCGCTCACGGCCACCCGCGTCCCGGAGGTCATCGACGCCTGGTACGACTCGGGCTCGATGCCGTTCGCGCAGTGGGGCTACCCGTACCGCAACAAGGAGCTGTTCGAGAAGCGCTATCCGGCGCAGTTCATCTCGGAGGCCATCGACCAGACCCGCGGCTGGTTCTACACCCTGATGGCCGTCGGCACCCTCGTCTTCGACAAGTCGTCGTACGAAAACGTCGTCTGCCTGGGCCACATCCTGGCCGAGGACGGCCGCAAGATGTCCAAGCACCTGGGCAACACCCTCCAGCCGATCCCGCTGATGGACCAGCACGGCGCGGACGCGGTCCGCTGGTTCATGGCGGCCGGCGGCTCCCCGTGGTCGGCCCGCCGGGTGGGCCACGGCACCATCCAGGAAGTGGTCCGCAAGACCCTTCTCACGTACTGGAACACCGTCGCCTTCCAGGCGCTGTACGCCCGCACGTCCCAGTGGGCGCCGTCCGCGGCCGACCCGGCCCCGGCCGAGCGTCCGCTGCTGGACCGCTGGCTGCTGGGCGAGCTGAACAGCCTGGTCGAGGGGGTCACCGAGGCTCTGGAGTCCTTCGACACCCAGCGCGCCGGCAAGCTCCTGTCGTCCTTCGTCGACGACCTGTCCAACTGGTACGTGCGCCGCTCGCGCCGCCGCTTCTGGCAGGGCGAGCCGGCCGCGCTGCGCACGCTGCACGAGGTCATCGAGACCGTCACCCGCCTGATGGCCCCGCTCACCCCGTTCATCACCGAGCGGGTCTGGCAGGACCTGGTCGTCCCGGTCACCCCGGACGCCCCGGACTCGGTGCACCTCTCGTCGTGGCCGGTCGCCGACGCCTCGGCCATCGACCCGGCGCTGTCCGCGCAGATGCTGCTGGTGCGCCGGCTGGTCGAGCTGGGCCGGGCCACGCGCGCCGAGTCCGGTGTCAAGACCCGTCAGCCGCTGTCGCGTGCGCTGGTCGGTGCGGCCGGTTTCGCCGACCTCTCCGACGATCTGCGCGCCCAGATCGCCGAGGAGCTGAACGTCTCCTCCCTCGCCTCTCTCTCGGAGGTCGGCGGATCCCTCGTCGACACCACCGCCAAGGCCAACTTCCGGGCCCTGGGCAAGCGGTTCGGCAAGGGTGTCCAGGCGGTCGCCAAGGCGGTCGCCGCGGCGGACGCCGCGGCGCTGTCGCTGGCGCTGCGCGACGGTACGGCGTCGGTCGAGGTCGACGGCGAGACCGTCTCCCTCGCCCCCGACGAGGTGATCATCACCGAAACCCCGCGCGAGGGCTGGTCGGTGGCCTCCGACGCGGGCGCCACGGTCGCCCTGGACCTGGAGATCACCCCGGAGCTGCGCCGTGCGGGCCTGGCCCGCGACGCGATCCGGCTCATCCAGGAGGCCCGTAAGAACAGCGGTCTGGACGTCGCCGACCGGATCGCCCTGCGCTGGACCGCCAGCGACGAGGACGTGCGGACGGCGCTGACCGACCACGCCGGCCTGATCTCCGACGAGGTCCTCGCCACGGACTACGCCCAGGGCGAGCCCGACGGCTCCTTCGGCCCCGCCTTCACGGACGAGAGCCTGGGCCTGACGTTCCACCTGCACAAGGCGTAA
- a CDS encoding DivIVA domain-containing protein, with translation MPLTPEDVRNKQFTTVRLREGYDEDEVDAFLDEVEAELTRLLRENEDLRAKLAAATRAAAQNQQQQGLRKGPDQQQEQQQRGGAPVPAAISGPQPVPPQQQGMGGPPQLPGGAPQLPPGPGGHGPGPQGPHGPGPMGPNGPMGGPLGGPGGPQQLQQGGQQGGPGGDSAARVLSLAQQTADQAIAEARSEANKIVGEARSRAEGLERDARAKADALERDAQEKHRVAMGSLESARATLERKVEDLRGFEREYRTRLKSYLESQLRQLENQSDDSLAPPRTPAPSAAPSLPPSPSMASAGAGTMGGNHTMGGNHTMGGGQPMGNGSGGGPSYGGQQQMSPAMTQPMAPVRPQGPSPMGQAPSPMRGFLIDEDDN, from the coding sequence ATGCCGTTGACCCCCGAGGACGTGCGGAACAAGCAGTTCACGACCGTCCGCCTCCGAGAAGGCTATGACGAGGACGAGGTCGATGCCTTCCTCGATGAGGTCGAAGCAGAACTGACCAGGCTGCTCCGGGAGAACGAGGACCTGCGCGCCAAGCTGGCCGCTGCCACGCGCGCCGCCGCGCAGAACCAGCAGCAGCAGGGCCTGCGCAAGGGACCCGACCAGCAGCAGGAGCAGCAGCAGCGAGGCGGGGCCCCTGTGCCCGCCGCCATATCCGGTCCGCAGCCGGTCCCGCCGCAGCAGCAGGGGATGGGTGGCCCGCCCCAACTGCCCGGTGGTGCACCGCAGCTGCCTCCAGGTCCCGGTGGCCACGGTCCCGGTCCGCAGGGCCCGCACGGCCCCGGTCCGATGGGCCCCAACGGTCCGATGGGCGGCCCGCTCGGCGGCCCCGGCGGACCGCAGCAGCTTCAGCAGGGCGGCCAGCAGGGCGGCCCCGGCGGTGACAGTGCCGCCCGTGTGCTGTCGCTGGCGCAGCAGACCGCCGACCAGGCGATCGCGGAGGCCCGTTCCGAGGCCAACAAGATCGTCGGCGAGGCGCGCAGCCGCGCGGAGGGTCTGGAGCGGGACGCCCGCGCCAAGGCCGATGCGCTGGAGCGGGATGCGCAGGAGAAGCACCGCGTCGCGATGGGCTCGCTGGAGTCGGCCCGCGCCACGCTGGAGCGCAAGGTCGAGGACCTGCGCGGCTTCGAGCGCGAGTACCGCACGCGGCTGAAGTCCTACCTGGAGAGCCAGCTGCGTCAGCTGGAGAACCAGTCGGACGACTCGCTGGCCCCGCCGCGAACCCCGGCGCCGTCGGCCGCCCCGTCGCTGCCGCCGTCCCCGTCGATGGCGTCGGCCGGTGCCGGCACCATGGGCGGAAACCACACCATGGGGGGCAACCACACCATGGGTGGCGGTCAGCCGATGGGCAACGGCTCCGGCGGCGGCCCGTCCTACGGCGGTCAGCAGCAGATGTCCCCGGCGATGACGCAGCCGATGGCACCGGTGCGTCCGCAGGGCCCGTCGCCGATGGGCCAGGCGCCGTCCCCGATGCGCGGTTTCCTGATCGACGAGGACGACAACTGA
- a CDS encoding YggT family protein: protein MSVFGQVIYIALYCFLIVLIFRLVMDYVFQFARSWQPGKAMVVILEATYTVTDPPLKLLRRVIPPLRLGGVALDLSFFVLMIIVYILITVVRSVLL from the coding sequence ATGAGTGTCTTCGGGCAGGTGATCTACATCGCGCTGTACTGCTTCCTGATCGTGTTGATCTTCCGTCTGGTGATGGACTACGTGTTCCAGTTCGCCCGTTCATGGCAACCCGGCAAGGCGATGGTGGTCATTCTGGAGGCCACCTACACTGTCACCGATCCGCCACTCAAGCTTCTGCGGCGGGTCATTCCGCCGCTGCGTCTCGGGGGCGTGGCGCTCGACCTGTCCTTCTTCGTGCTGATGATCATCGTCTACATCCTGATCACCGTCGTGAGGTCGGTGTTGTTGTGA
- a CDS encoding cell division protein SepF gives MAGAMRKMAVYLGLVEDDGYDGRGFDPDDEFEPELDPEPERGRRQQHQVPAETRPEREEPVRAVTPPAQREPAPVAAETGRPARIAPVASITPDRPNLEKNAPVIMPKVVSEREPYRITTLHPRTYNEARTIGEHFREGTPVIMNLTEMDDTDAKRLVDFAAGLVFGLHGSIERVTQKVFLLSPANVDVTAEDKARIAEGGFFNQS, from the coding sequence ATGGCCGGCGCGATGCGCAAGATGGCGGTCTACCTCGGCCTCGTGGAGGACGATGGGTACGACGGCCGGGGCTTCGACCCCGACGACGAGTTCGAGCCCGAGCTTGATCCGGAGCCGGAACGGGGGCGGCGTCAGCAGCACCAAGTACCGGCCGAGACACGCCCGGAACGGGAGGAACCCGTCCGGGCCGTGACACCTCCGGCGCAGCGTGAGCCTGCTCCGGTCGCCGCGGAAACCGGACGACCCGCCCGAATCGCCCCCGTGGCATCCATCACACCCGACCGCCCGAATCTGGAGAAGAACGCACCGGTGATCATGCCCAAGGTTGTGTCGGAGCGGGAGCCGTACCGCATCACGACGCTTCACCCCCGGACCTACAACGAAGCCCGTACCATCGGGGAACACTTCCGTGAGGGCACTCCGGTGATCATGAATCTCACGGAGATGGATGACACCGACGCGAAGCGACTTGTCGACTTTGCGGCCGGTCTAGTCTTCGGTCTGCATGGCAGCATTGAGCGGGTGACGCAGAAGGTGTTCCTGTTGTCGCCTGCTAACGTCGATGTCACGGCGGAGGACAAGGCCCGAATCGCAGAGGGCGGGTTCTTCAACCAGAGCTGA
- a CDS encoding YggS family pyridoxal phosphate-dependent enzyme — MTDVRRAQLSDNLARVEDRIAAACAAAGRARDEVTLIVVTKTYPASDVRLLAELGVRHVAENRDQDAAPKAAECADLPLTWHFVGQLQTNKVRSVARYAGMVQSVDRLRLVTALSKEAVRAERELGCLIQVALDAESGRQGDRGGTAPDAVPALAEAIAGAQGLRLDGVMTVAPLSGPYAGRQLAAFERLMEISTDLRATHPAANMVSAGMSADLEDAIRAGATHVRVGTAVLGVRPRLG, encoded by the coding sequence ATGACGGACGTACGCAGAGCCCAACTGTCCGACAACCTCGCGCGGGTGGAGGACCGTATCGCCGCCGCCTGCGCCGCGGCGGGCCGGGCGCGCGACGAGGTGACCCTGATCGTGGTCACCAAGACCTACCCCGCCAGTGATGTGCGGCTGCTCGCGGAGCTGGGGGTGCGGCATGTCGCGGAAAACCGCGATCAGGATGCGGCACCGAAGGCGGCCGAATGTGCCGATTTGCCTCTTACTTGGCACTTCGTCGGTCAATTGCAGACGAATAAAGTCCGGTCCGTTGCCCGTTATGCCGGGATGGTCCAGTCGGTCGACCGGCTCCGTCTGGTGACCGCCCTCTCCAAGGAGGCGGTACGCGCCGAACGGGAGCTGGGCTGCCTGATCCAGGTGGCACTTGACGCCGAGTCAGGTCGCCAGGGCGACCGCGGCGGGACCGCACCGGACGCGGTGCCGGCACTGGCCGAGGCGATCGCCGGGGCCCAAGGTCTGCGGCTGGACGGTGTGATGACCGTCGCGCCGTTGAGCGGACCGTATGCCGGGCGGCAACTCGCCGCATTCGAACGACTCATGGAAATCTCAACCGACCTGCGCGCCACCCATCCTGCTGCCAACATGGTGTCAGCAGGCATGAGCGCGGATCTCGAGGACGCCATCAGGGCCGGAGCGACACATGTACGCGTCGGCACTGCGGTACTCGGAGTCCGACCACGGCTCGGGTAA
- the pgeF gene encoding peptidoglycan editing factor PgeF: protein MIGHQHHVSGAHFAFTDRWGGVSAAPYDQLNLGGAVGDDPSAVRTNRARAAAELGLDPAAVVWMNQVHGRDVAVVEGPWRTGDIPCVDAVVTARRGLALAVLTADCTPVLLADPVAGIAGAAHAGRPGLVAGVVPATVEAMEKLGAEPARIIAYTGPAVCGRCYEVPEAMRAEVAAVVPQAWSTTSWGTPAVDVGAGVRAQLAAAGVPTADVSPVCTLESADHFSYRRDRTTGRLASYVWLGGTSRPQAGGG from the coding sequence GTGATAGGGCACCAGCACCACGTAAGCGGCGCGCACTTCGCCTTCACCGACAGGTGGGGCGGGGTGAGCGCCGCTCCGTATGATCAGCTCAATCTGGGCGGCGCGGTCGGTGACGACCCCTCGGCGGTGCGCACCAACCGCGCCCGCGCCGCCGCGGAACTCGGCCTCGACCCGGCCGCGGTGGTCTGGATGAACCAGGTGCACGGCCGCGATGTCGCGGTGGTCGAGGGACCCTGGCGCACCGGCGACATCCCGTGTGTGGACGCGGTGGTGACCGCGCGCCGGGGCCTGGCACTCGCCGTACTGACCGCCGACTGCACCCCGGTGCTGCTCGCCGACCCGGTCGCCGGGATCGCCGGGGCCGCGCACGCGGGCCGGCCGGGCCTGGTCGCCGGGGTCGTACCGGCCACCGTCGAGGCGATGGAGAAGCTGGGCGCCGAGCCCGCGCGGATCATCGCGTACACCGGGCCCGCGGTCTGCGGCCGTTGCTACGAGGTGCCCGAGGCGATGCGCGCCGAGGTCGCGGCCGTGGTGCCGCAGGCCTGGTCGACGACCAGTTGGGGCACCCCGGCGGTGGACGTCGGCGCGGGGGTACGGGCCCAGCTCGCCGCCGCGGGGGTGCCGACCGCCGACGTATCCCCGGTGTGCACACTGGAATCCGCGGACCATTTCTCTTATCGGCGCGACCGCACGACGGGGCGGCTCGCGAGTTATGTCTGGCTTGGGGGCACTTCCCGGCCGCAGGCTGGGGGAGGCTGA